The Halanaerobium praevalens DSM 2228 genome contains a region encoding:
- a CDS encoding type IV pilin protein, which translates to MKNKEAGFTLIELLIVIVVLGILMSMAVPALSGVKNKADTTVAKADLHNIMQSLEMYYLDYGEYPGQSTKTKLTTISDDLKELKLKNKPEDYSYQSDLDTAAQKYIIIYQAAADEYYYISTTESALVGPKTSEPSLE; encoded by the coding sequence ATGAAAAACAAAGAAGCTGGATTTACTTTAATCGAATTATTGATTGTTATTGTTGTTTTAGGGATTTTAATGTCAATGGCTGTACCTGCTTTAAGTGGAGTTAAAAATAAGGCTGATACAACTGTTGCTAAAGCAGATCTGCATAATATTATGCAGAGTTTAGAAATGTATTATTTAGATTATGGAGAATATCCCGGTCAGAGTACTAAAACTAAATTAACAACTATTAGTGATGATTTAAAAGAATTAAAACTTAAAAATAAGCCAGAAGATTACAGTTATCAAAGTGATTTAGATACAGCAGCCCAAAAATATATAATTATTTACCAAGCGGCGGCAGATGAATATTATTATATCTCAACTACAGAATCTGCTTTAGTTGGTCCCAAAACAAGTGAGCCAAGTTTAGAGTAA
- a CDS encoding pilus assembly FimT family protein yields the protein MNKSSGFTLIEILIVITLMGILFGLSYSLELKQDFAVEQQLESIAADLRWARNKAVLDNQSYIFRIYTVKENMNENKIPYYFYIKQNGKKIIKKKGYYSAELILYKTLKFKLVESKYYEWIRFNNTATARGGTIALAKANPDANKYSVTVNQLGRVRVEK from the coding sequence ATGAATAAGAGCAGTGGTTTTACTTTAATAGAAATTTTAATAGTAATTACACTGATGGGAATTTTATTTGGTCTTAGTTATTCTTTGGAGTTAAAACAAGATTTTGCAGTTGAACAGCAGCTCGAAAGCATAGCTGCTGATTTAAGATGGGCCAGAAATAAAGCAGTTTTAGATAACCAAAGTTATATTTTTAGAATTTATACAGTTAAAGAGAATATGAATGAGAATAAAATTCCCTATTATTTTTATATTAAACAAAATGGTAAAAAAATTATAAAAAAGAAAGGTTATTATTCTGCAGAACTAATTTTATATAAAACTTTAAAGTTTAAATTAGTTGAATCTAAATATTATGAATGGATTAGATTTAATAATACAGCTACAGCAAGAGGTGGCACCATTGCTTTAGCTAAAGCAAATCCAGATGCAAATAAATATTCAGTTACAGTAAACCAACTAGGGAGGGTTAGAGTTGAAAAATAA
- a CDS encoding prepilin-type N-terminal cleavage/methylation domain-containing protein: MKNNAGFSLLEVVITISLAGIVLAVMSRTIKTGLEVQSFLADENAALNWTESVLEAYKNKESLSLGIADSNSKFIKNLELLEKESLPKNYKLTKVKISPFIDGEIKYQGLYKLKVQVDYDCHNKERRHEIFTLLEK; this comes from the coding sequence TTGAAAAATAACGCAGGTTTTTCACTTTTAGAAGTAGTAATTACAATTTCTTTAGCTGGAATAGTTTTAGCAGTGATGAGTAGAACTATTAAGACTGGCTTAGAAGTACAAAGTTTTTTGGCAGATGAAAATGCAGCTTTAAATTGGACTGAATCTGTTTTAGAAGCTTATAAAAATAAAGAATCATTAAGTTTAGGCATTGCTGATAGTAATTCAAAATTTATAAAGAATTTGGAGTTATTAGAAAAAGAATCTCTACCTAAAAATTATAAACTAACTAAAGTTAAGATTAGTCCTTTTATTGATGGTGAAATTAAATATCAAGGCTTATATAAGCTAAAAGTACAAGTTGATTATGACTGCCATAATAAGGAGCGGAGACATGAAATTTTCACTTTGCTTGAAAAATAA
- a CDS encoding PulJ/GspJ family protein — MKFSLCLKNKFNSSAGFTLIEILIVLSISSLLTICFLQLVIRLYQNNNNFIFKNSWQLDAFLAVNFMVEQITNSIKIEVVNQGELNIYTYYNHNYQWLKFSLFQNEKGKTLAKAIGSEEPLQQDFGKNLTLINQVKELKFIKVKPGLLQIKLLLTQNKEELIVSRLVKIN, encoded by the coding sequence ATGAAATTTTCACTTTGCTTGAAAAATAAATTTAATTCGTCAGCTGGTTTTACTTTAATAGAGATTTTAATTGTACTTAGTATTTCTTCATTGTTAACTATCTGTTTTCTCCAATTAGTAATTAGATTGTATCAGAACAATAATAATTTTATCTTTAAAAATTCTTGGCAATTAGATGCTTTTTTAGCAGTAAATTTTATGGTAGAACAAATAACAAACTCTATTAAGATAGAAGTCGTTAATCAAGGTGAATTAAATATTTATACTTATTATAATCATAATTATCAATGGCTTAAGTTTTCTCTTTTTCAGAATGAAAAAGGAAAGACATTAGCAAAAGCAATTGGTAGTGAAGAACCTTTACAGCAAGATTTCGGTAAAAATTTAACTTTGATTAATCAAGTTAAAGAACTTAAATTCATCAAAGTTAAACCAGGCTTATTGCAAATAAAACTTTTGTTGACTCAAAATAAAGAAGAATTAATTGTTTCTAGATTAGTTAAAATTAATTAA
- a CDS encoding PilN domain-containing protein → MSIIFKEKNYNQIVLILKHLLLIIFIILILVLALNLFLENKNNSLNKKLVDLKKEEFKYKNLLKTTKAVKKVEEKKLANYYLLIKLANYAEKLSYKSIHFKNKKINLTAVTKNQTQIFKLVDNLKKDFQFKAVNLININSNQQFDFKLEAFLVN, encoded by the coding sequence ATGTCAATAATTTTTAAAGAAAAAAATTATAATCAAATTGTTTTAATTTTAAAGCATCTATTGCTAATAATTTTTATAATACTTATTTTAGTTTTAGCATTAAATTTGTTTTTAGAAAATAAAAATAATTCTTTAAATAAAAAACTAGTTGATTTAAAAAAAGAAGAATTTAAATATAAAAATTTACTAAAAACAACTAAAGCAGTTAAAAAAGTAGAAGAAAAAAAATTAGCAAACTATTATTTACTTATTAAATTAGCTAATTACGCTGAAAAGCTAAGTTATAAGTCAATTCACTTTAAAAATAAAAAGATTAATTTAACTGCAGTTACTAAAAATCAGACTCAAATATTTAAATTAGTTGATAATTTAAAAAAAGATTTTCAGTTTAAAGCAGTAAATTTAATTAATATTAATTCAAATCAACAATTTGATTTTAAGCTAGAAGCATTTTTAGTTAATTAA